The Mercenaria mercenaria strain notata chromosome 10, MADL_Memer_1, whole genome shotgun sequence genome contains a region encoding:
- the LOC123532108 gene encoding uncharacterized protein LOC123532108, with product MFMEEFWILLSLIVTHGGSVSNQLTEKVHFWCVCVCEVNKEPNPQLSLRSGRLERSVRSRLQYTFSWILNEKLYKIMYMIKLILIELYSKCYFLNIQALRSFSLI from the exons ATGTTCATGGAGGAGTTTTGGATTCTTTTGAG TCTTATAGTAACACATGGTGGCAGTGTCAGTAACCAGCTCACTGAGAAAGTacatttttggtgtgtgtgtgtctgtgagGTCAACAAAGAGCCCAATCCACAATTG AGCTTGAGATCTGGGAGATTAGAGAGATCAGTGAGATCCAGATTACAGTACACATTCAGTTGGATTTTAAATGAGAAACTGTACAAGATTATGTATATGATCAAGCTGATTTTGATAGAACTTTACAGCAAGTGTTACTTTCTAAATATACAAGCACTGAGATCATTTAGTTTAATATGA